The region CCGGCGGCAATCGCCTTGATCGCATCACCTGAGTAGCGAATTCCCCCGTCGGCGATGACGGGTACGTCGTGCTGGCTCGCCACGTCGGCGACCTCCGCGACGGCCGTAATTTGGGGCATCCCGGCACCGGTGACGACGCGGGTGGTACAGATGCTGCCCGGCCCGATACCGACTTTCAGCCCGTCGGCGAACTCGACGGCGGCCTCCGCAGCCGCGCGCGTCCCGATATTTCCGACGACCACGTCAGCTTCGACCGTCTCGGTGATAGCCTCCGCAGCGTCGAGCACGTTCAGGTTGTGGGCGTGGGCACAGTCGATGAACAGCACGTCGACGCCGGCCTCGTCGGCGATGACGGCACGCTCCTCCTCAAAGGGGCCCACGGCGGCTCCGACCTGGAGGCGGTCGTTCTCGTCACGCACGGCGTTCTCGTGCTCACGGCGCTGCAGGATACCCTGCATGGTGACGAGGCCGACCAGCTTGCCCGCACCCTTGCCCTCGGCGACGATAGGGACGCGCTCAATCTTGTGGTCGTACATCAGTTCCAGCGCCTCGCGGGCGCCCACGTCCTCGGGTGCGGTGACAACTTCGTCGGTCATCGCCTCGCGCACGTCGTCGGCCTCGCCCACCTCGAGGTAGGGGCGGATGTCAGTCCCAGAGATGATGCCCAGGACGGTGTCTTCCTCGTCGACGACTGGAGCACCAGAGACGCCCTCGCGTTCCATCATCTCGTCGACCTCCTGCACCGACTGACTCGGAGAGGCTGTCACAACGTTCTCCCGACTGATGACCAGTTCGTCCGCGCGCTTGACGTGCTGGATGGATGCCGCCATCTGCTCTTCGTCCATGTTACGGTGGAGGACGCCCAGACCGCCCTCGCGGGCCATCCCAATGGCCATGTCGGCCTCGGTGACAGTGTCCATCGCCGCAGAGAGGATTGGGATATTGAGTTCAACGTGTTTCGAGACGCGCGTCGAGACGTCCGCGCTGTCGGGCTCGACCCGACTCTCCATCGGGCGGAGCAGCACGTCGTCGAACGTCAGCGCCTCCGGCACTCGCAGTTTCTCCGAGAAGGGGTCCGCGTCGTTCTTCGCCATGTCAATGGTGGCGTCGCTCGGCGCAAAAGCGTTGCGAGTTAACGGACGTGTGGCGGTCACTACCACGGGAATGAAGGTTCCCGCTGTGTATCTGTGCCACCGGTGGCTGTTTTCGGGGGGAATTCTGACGTATCGTCGGTTTTTCGCCCCGATAACAAACGACCCCACACCAAACACCCAATTTTCCCGATAAACCGACGCTGTTTGTGGGTACCATTCTCACACAACGTTTAACCTCCTAACAACGAAACATATATTCATGGACGTCGAATCCACATCGTGCATTGTCGGCCAGCCGCGAATCCTCGCTGCCCACTGCTGGAAACCGATGTGTAACACATTCCTTCGACGTTCGTTTACATCCCCCGCCAATCCCGCCCGCCGACAGGCCGTTCCGGCCCGACAGCGCCGCTCAGGGAGACCCGAGCCGGGAGATCACCGTTTGGCCACGGAGACGGCCTGCTAGCGTATGAGTGTCTCCAACCACCCGATTGCGCTCCGGCTGGAGCGACAGGTCGGCGGTGCCACGAAGCTGTTGGCAACCGTCATGGGCCTGCCGCTCGTCGACGGCATCTTCCCCGCACTCGTCATCGCGGGCACGCTCACGACCGACAGTGGCGGGGTCAACACCTGGGGTGTGCTCCAGACCGGGTTGCTCATTTTCGGGGGCTCTGCGACCGTTGCGGTCATCCTCGCAGAGATGGAGGGGACGCCTCGTGAGAAGGCGACCTCAGTCCTGCTGCTGGGTGCCGTACTCATCCCCGTCGCCGTCGTGGAAGCGGCGTTCGCCGAGACACTGAGTTCGATGCTGAACTTCGAGGTGTTTCACCGATTCGCGGGGCTGGTCATCCTCGCGATCGCCGCCAAAACTGCGAGCGCAGAAGTGGGTGAGTATCTCCCCAGCCCGGGTGCAATCATCGGCCTTGGGCTCGTTGCCAGCTTCCAGCCCGCCGGCGCCGAACTGGCTATCGACCTCGGGCCTGCGGCGATGGTCACGTTAGGCGCCGCCGCAGCGACTGCCGGTACCGGTGTCGCGTTCGCACTGGGTGTCGCACTCGCGGCCCCGCAGCTCCGTGACGCGGTCGACATCGATCTGTTCCGGTTCGGCAGCTCCGTCGCACTGGGCATGCTCGCCCTCGAAGTGCTCGGCCTGCTCCCCACAGAACAGCCAGTCGCACTTGGGGTACTCGCGGTCACGGCGCTGTTCTCCTACGACCCCGACAGTCCTGGCACGGGGGATACTCCCTCAGATGACGATGGTGACGACTCTGACGACGATACGGACAGCGGGTCACCAGGATTCGCGGTCAAGCCGACGGGTGACCCCGACGAGTCGACGACGGCAGGTGCAAAGCGTGATCACACCGTCGACGGCTACCCTGAGGGCGTGACCCGCGGCCCCAGTACAACCGCCGATGGCGGCACTGCAGCCGATGACGACGAATCCGACGGAGGTCCAGAAACAGACGAGCCGGTTGACGGGGACGACCACACTCCCGAACGGCCCCCGTATCTCTGAAGTAGTTCAGCGCTGCCGGTACCACCAGCCAGCGGTCACTGCCAGCAACACGACCACGCCACCGAGGAAGAACAGCAGCCCTGGCGGCAGGCCGGTTGCGGTCGCAGCGGCCGTCGTCGCCGTATCGACGGTCATCGCTTCGCTGTCCGCGCTTCCAGTCTGGGCAACGGGGAGCGGAGGCTCACCCAACCAGGCCTGCACGAGCAGACTCGTCACGGCGAGTCCGGCGATGCCCGCAAGTAGGCGCTTCAGCATCGCCTGGAGCCCAGCGGCTTCGGACTCGCCGCCCGTGAAGACCACCAGCGGGCCGTCCGCAGGCGCGTACACCTTCATTTCTCGACCCTTCTCGGAGTAGACCGTGTCGGCCACCTCGACCAGCTTGGCGTCGTCGAGCTTCCCGAGGTGATACTGGACGTTCTGGAGCGTGAGGTCGAGCCGGTCAGCCATCCCGGATGCGGTGGCCGGTTCCTCGTGGAGCGCACCAAGTAGTTCGCGGGTCGTCTCCGAGGAGAGCGCCGAAATCGCTTCGCCGGCCTCGTCGCTGTCGACGCCGAGCACCCGCGGTTCCGGGTCGTGCTCGGGCGTGCTTCTGGAGGGCAACAGATCGCTCATACCACCCATATCTCTCGCATCGTTGAAACTCTATTGGAGAATCCCCAAGGGTCAGCTGTCCGGGACGACCACCACCCGGAGGTCGTCGACGTTCGTCCCTGTCGGATCAGTACGGAGGACGGCATCCCGCTCGGTCAAATACGGGAGCGAGTCGTGGTGTGCAAGCGCATTCTGGGCGGCCTCCAGTGTGTCGACCGTGTCGGCGTCGACCAGCGCACCCGCTGCATCAGTCGAACCGTCGCGGCCATCCGTGTCGACTGCGGTGATGACTGGCCCCGGAGAACCAGTTCCCCAGAGTTCGAGCGCCGCCGCGAGCGCGAACTCGAGGTTCGGGCCGCCGACACCCGGGTCGTCCGTATCGGAGATGTCGACGGTCGTTTCGCCACCCGAGAGCAGGACCGCCGGCGGGTCGAGCGGGTCCCCTGACGCTGCCACCTCGCGGGCAATCGCGACGTGGGTCGGCGCTGCAGCAGCGGCGTCTCCCTGAACCCGAGTCGAGAGTACGCAGGGGGCGAACCCGTGTTCCGCCGCGGCCGTCGCCGCGGCGTCGATAGCCGTTCGGTTCGAAGCGACGATGTGGTTCCGAACCCCCTCGAAACAGGGGTCGTCGGGCCCGGGCGTCTCCGGGTACTCCTCAGCTACGCCGCGTTCGAGATGGGTCCGAACTGCCGGCGCGTCGATGCCGTATCGCTCGAGGACCGCGAGCGCGTCCGCGTAGGTGGTGTCGTCAGGTGCTGTCGGGCCGGAGGCGATGACCGGAAGCGAATCGCCGACCACGTCGCTCACCACGAGGCCGACGACGGTGGCCGGGTCGCACGCTGCAGCGAGCCGCCCGCCCTTCACCGCAGAGAGATGCTTCCGAACAGCGTTGATCGCCGTGATATCTGCACCCGCATCGAGCAACTTCCGGGTCACCTGCTGGAGGTCCTCGACGGTCAGCTCCCCCGCGGGCGTTGCGAGCAGCGCGCTCCCGCCGCCGGTGACCACAGCGAGCACGAGCGTTCGCTCGTTGGCGGTCTGTGCAAGGTCCAGCATCCGCCGGGTCGCCGCAGTCCCTTCCGCCGATGGAACAGGGTGGCCGCCGGGAGCGACCTCGACTGGCCCAATTTGAGTTCCAGCATCGGGGCTGTCCGCGGGGACGACGACCAGCCCGTCAACGAGGACATCGCCGAATTCGGCCTCGAGCGCGCGAACAACTCCAGCCGCCGCCTTCCCGCCGCCAAGAACGAGCACGCGGTCAAACTCATCGGGGTCGAGCGACTGGTCGCCGATACGGAGTTGGGTGTCGTCGGCGGTCACTGCCGACGCGGTGGCAGTCTCGGGGTCCGCACCGCGGATACCCGCCTCGAGGCAGTCGAGCGCAACGGCATGAGCAGGCGAGGTTTCGAGGCTCTTGCGATCGTCGAACACAGCCGGAGAGGACGCGCGAGCGAAGAAAACGGTTCGGGTGGGCTTACCACCAACCCCTTGTCCAAGAGGTGCTCTTCGCACCAGCAGCCGGCCGTATACACGACTTGATAGTTCGATAACGTGTGTGAAGTGGACACGCGTAGTCCGTCACGGTAAAGGTCGGGCAGCGTGGAACCGGAGTAATGACCGAATCGGAGGGCAGCGTGCGCGTCGTCGGGACCGCGCACGTCTCCGCCGAGAGCGTCCGAGAGGTCGAGGAGACCATCGAGGACGAACGCCCGGACGTGGTGGCCGTAGAGTTAGACGAAGGCCGCCACCGACAGATGCGTGGCGAGGAGCCCGACGACCTCGACGCCGGCGACCTGCTCCAGGGCAACACCGTCTTCCAGTTCTTCGCCTACTGGATGCTCTCCTACGTACAAGCGCGCATGGGTGACAAGTTCGATATCCAGCCCGGCGCGGAACTGCTGGCTGCCGTCGAAACCGCCGAGGAGTTCGGCATCCCCGTCGCCCTCGTCGACCGAGATATCCAGGAGACAATCCGACGGTTCTGGAAGCGGATGACGTTCTTCGAGAAGCTCCGCGTGGTCGGTTCGCTCGCATTCGGCGTCACTGACCCCAGGGTGGCCGGCGTCGTCTTCGGCCTCATGGTCGGCGTCTTCCTCGGCCCACTGCTGGGCGTGTTCGGTGGCGCGCTCGGCGTCACACAGACGCTCCTCGTCCGGCTAACGGGCGGTGCGCTGCTGGCGCTCATCTCCGGCTATGTCCTCTCGGAACTCACGCTCCGGACGATGGCCGACGATATCGTTGCACTGGTCGTCGCCGCCGGCGGCGCGCTCGCGACGGGGCTGATCTTTGGTGTCGGACTTGGCCTGACCGACCCGCTGGTCGAGCAGTATCTGGGCGGGTTCGCCGTGACCGCACTCGGCTCGATGGCCCTCGGGCTCGGCGCAGGACTCGTGGTGGGCCTCGTCGTCGCCGGACTGATGAGCCTCACCGGGTCCCAAGCGGCTGGAGACGAGGAGTTCGAAGAGTTCGACCCGGACGAGCTGACCGATACTGACGTTGTGACGGCGATGATGGAAGAATTCCGGGAGTTCTCCCCGGGCGGGGCCGAGGCGCTTATCGACGAGCGTGACGCCTTCATCGCGCACAACCTCCTCGATCTGCGGGAGCAGGGCAAGCGGGTGGTCGCCATCGTCGGTGCGGGCCACCAAGCCGGCATCGAGAGCTATCTTGCGAACCCAGAGTCGCTGCCGCTGCGTTCGTCGCTCTCCGGCGAGCAGTCGAGCGGGCTGGTTCCCTGGGGGAAAATCATCGCTGTCGGCATCACGCTCGGGTTCGTCGCCTTCTTTGTGCTGCTGGCGATGGCCGGGGTGGGCAACGGCTTCCTCCTCCGACTGTTCGCGGCGTGGTTCCTCATCAACGGCATCTTCGCGGCCGGCTTCGCGCGCCTTGCTGGCGCTCACTGGCCCTCCGCGCTGGTCGGCGGCGCCGTCGCATGGCTCACCTCAATCAATCCGCTGCTGGCGCCCGGTTGGTTCGCAGGCTATGTCGAACTCCGCTACACCACCGTCAGCGTCGGCGACATCGGCACGCTGAACGAACT is a window of halophilic archaeon DL31 DNA encoding:
- a CDS encoding regulatory protein ArsR (SMART: HTH transcriptional regulator, ArsR~KEGG: hbo:Hbor_16770 transcriptional regulator, ArsR family), translated to MSDLLPSRSTPEHDPEPRVLGVDSDEAGEAISALSSETTRELLGALHEEPATASGMADRLDLTLQNVQYHLGKLDDAKLVEVADTVYSEKGREMKVYAPADGPLVVFTGGESEAAGLQAMLKRLLAGIAGLAVTSLLVQAWLGEPPLPVAQTGSADSEAMTVDTATTAAATATGLPPGLLFFLGGVVVLLAVTAGWWYRQR
- a CDS encoding inosine-5'-monophosphate dehydrogenase (SMART: Cystathionine beta-synthase, core~TIGRFAM: IMP dehydrogenase~KEGG: hbo:Hbor_19570 inosine-5'-monophosphate dehydrogenase~PFAM: IMP dehydrogenase/GMP reductase; Cystathionine beta-synthase, core); translated protein: MAKNDADPFSEKLRVPEALTFDDVLLRPMESRVEPDSADVSTRVSKHVELNIPILSAAMDTVTEADMAIGMAREGGLGVLHRNMDEEQMAASIQHVKRADELVISRENVVTASPSQSVQEVDEMMEREGVSGAPVVDEEDTVLGIISGTDIRPYLEVGEADDVREAMTDEVVTAPEDVGAREALELMYDHKIERVPIVAEGKGAGKLVGLVTMQGILQRREHENAVRDENDRLQVGAAVGPFEEERAVIADEAGVDVLFIDCAHAHNLNVLDAAEAITETVEADVVVGNIGTRAAAEAAVEFADGLKVGIGPGSICTTRVVTGAGMPQITAVAEVADVASQHDVPVIADGGIRYSGDAIKAIAAGADAVMLGSYFAGTHEAPGRVITMNGKKYKQYRGMGSVGAMQSGGGERYLKEETDEEFVPEGVEAATPYKGTLASELHQLVGGMQSGMGYVGAETIPGFKQRAEFVKVSAAGQTEGHPHDVMITDEAPNYSPNE
- a CDS encoding hypothetical protein (KEGG: hvo:HVO_1274 hypothetical protein) — protein: MSVSNHPIALRLERQVGGATKLLATVMGLPLVDGIFPALVIAGTLTTDSGGVNTWGVLQTGLLIFGGSATVAVILAEMEGTPREKATSVLLLGAVLIPVAVVEAAFAETLSSMLNFEVFHRFAGLVILAIAAKTASAEVGEYLPSPGAIIGLGLVASFQPAGAELAIDLGPAAMVTLGAAAATAGTGVAFALGVALAAPQLRDAVDIDLFRFGSSVALGMLALEVLGLLPTEQPVALGVLAVTALFSYDPDSPGTGDTPSDDDGDDSDDDTDSGSPGFAVKPTGDPDESTTAGAKRDHTVDGYPEGVTRGPSTTADGGTAADDDESDGGPETDEPVDGDDHTPERPPYL
- a CDS encoding Hydroxypyruvate reductase (KEGG: htu:Htur_2421 hydroxypyruvate reductase~PFAM: MOFRL) — translated: MFDDRKSLETSPAHAVALDCLEAGIRGADPETATASAVTADDTQLRIGDQSLDPDEFDRVLVLGGGKAAAGVVRALEAEFGDVLVDGLVVVPADSPDAGTQIGPVEVAPGGHPVPSAEGTAATRRMLDLAQTANERTLVLAVVTGGGSALLATPAGELTVEDLQQVTRKLLDAGADITAINAVRKHLSAVKGGRLAAACDPATVVGLVVSDVVGDSLPVIASGPTAPDDTTYADALAVLERYGIDAPAVRTHLERGVAEEYPETPGPDDPCFEGVRNHIVASNRTAIDAAATAAAEHGFAPCVLSTRVQGDAAAAAPTHVAIAREVAASGDPLDPPAVLLSGGETTVDISDTDDPGVGGPNLEFALAAALELWGTGSPGPVITAVDTDGRDGSTDAAGALVDADTVDTLEAAQNALAHHDSLPYLTERDAVLRTDPTGTNVDDLRVVVVPDS
- a CDS encoding TraB determinant protein (PFAM: Pheromone shutdown-related, TraB~KEGG: hvo:HVO_1554 TraB family protein), yielding MTESEGSVRVVGTAHVSAESVREVEETIEDERPDVVAVELDEGRHRQMRGEEPDDLDAGDLLQGNTVFQFFAYWMLSYVQARMGDKFDIQPGAELLAAVETAEEFGIPVALVDRDIQETIRRFWKRMTFFEKLRVVGSLAFGVTDPRVAGVVFGLMVGVFLGPLLGVFGGALGVTQTLLVRLTGGALLALISGYVLSELTLRTMADDIVALVVAAGGALATGLIFGVGLGLTDPLVEQYLGGFAVTALGSMALGLGAGLVVGLVVAGLMSLTGSQAAGDEEFEEFDPDELTDTDVVTAMMEEFREFSPGGAEALIDERDAFIAHNLLDLREQGKRVVAIVGAGHQAGIESYLANPESLPLRSSLSGEQSSGLVPWGKIIAVGITLGFVAFFVLLAMAGVGNGFLLRLFAAWFLINGIFAAGFARLAGAHWPSALVGGAVAWLTSINPLLAPGWFAGYVELRYTTVSVGDIGTLNELLSDEETPIGELVGQMLRVPLFKLIMIVGLTNVGSFIASFLFALYVLPAFFSGVGGVEEVPRLMVEGAENSARALLRWLT